In a single window of the Zea mays cultivar B73 chromosome 5, Zm-B73-REFERENCE-NAM-5.0, whole genome shotgun sequence genome:
- the LOC100278069 gene encoding uncharacterized protein LOC100278069, translated as MPWFPAVPPALAAADEARIVKKRAGLPRLLHKLFIKVLRLRPALAAEEYYGAYRMGMGVGAADEDCCYYYSYGGAGSSSWAGVLSSIPEEDYDDSSDEGTPDVAMPGPAVLRKAKSERFVVGPPDGAAVLHVEVLL; from the coding sequence ATGCCGTGGTTCCCAGCCGTGCCGCCGGCGCTGGCGGCCGCCGACGAGGCGCGGATCGTCAAGAAGCGCGCGGGGCTGCCGAGGCTGCTGCACAAGCTCTTCATCAAGGTGCTCCGCCTGAGGCCGGCGTTGGCGGCGGAGGAGTACTACGGCGCCTACCGGATGGGCATGGGCGTGGGCGCCGCGGACGaggactgctgctactactacagctacggcggcgcggggtcgtcgtcgtgggccggcGTGCTCTCCTCCATCCCGGAGGAGGACTACGACGACAGCTCCGACGAGGGCACGCCCGACGTCGCCATGCCCGGCCCCGCCGTGCTCCGCAAGGCCAAGTCCGAGCGGTTCGTCGTCGGCCCACCCGACGGCGCCGCCGTCCTGCACGTCGAGGTCCTCCTCTAG